The DNA region CCTGATTTTCAGAGTGGTCGAATGTAATGAAATGGTTTAGTTCTAAATAGTTGAATGAGTAAATAGTTTAGTATCGAACTATTTGCTCATAGGCAAATGCTGATTCCTTGCGTTCCATTTTTGACATTCCGTAGTCCATTTCGATGTTTCTGCGGTCATTTAATACATCATGTTGAGATGTAAATTGAATCTCGTTGCGATATACTATATTCATGACGCCGCAATCTTCCTACGAGGCGCTTCCATCCGCTACGGCCCAGACTCAAGCCGATGATGCGATTCGGAACCTTGCATGGTTTCGCTATAACCTCCGCAAATTTTTGCGATTCAGCGAGAAGGCTGCGCGGCAATGCGGAGTCACGCCGCAACAGCATCAACTGATGCTGGGTGTTGCCGGATACACCGGACGAGGAACTGCGACCGTTTCAGAGCTGGCCGAATTCCTGCAGGAGCGTCACAACTCTGTAGTGGGATTGGTGGAACGTGCTGCACAGCGCGGCTTGGTCCGTAAGGAGCATGACACGCAGGATCGCAGGTTTGTCCTGGTTTCGTTGACTCCGCAAGGAGAACAGATTCTTGCACGGCTGACGGAGCTGCACAAGGAAGAGGTAAAAGCTGCGCGAGAGGCCCTGGTCAAGGTGCCGAAGGTGCCTGCACAGGTACTTGAAGTAAAGAAAAAGGCCGTGTGACGCGAAGATCGCTCACAATGGCTAGGTTTCGAAAATATCCAACAATCTTGGAACGGCAAAGGCAAAGACAGTCGATCAAATGGACCGGACGCAAACCATCAAGACGAGAAGAGATAACTGGGTGCTGAGGCATCCTTTGTTACGCAAGTACATGCCGCTGGTGCATGAAGATCTTACCGCGACGTATTCGCGCGACCTGCATAAATGGCTGATTATTGCTCCTATCATCGGCGTAACCACTGGGTTGGCCATTACCTCGATCGCTATTGTCGTGTTGGGCAAGGTGTGGCCGGTTGTTCTGGGCTACTATCTGGGGCATCACTGGGCGATTGTGCCCGGACTGGTGGCCGCTTTTGCGGTGACTGGTTTGATCATGCAGTTTCTGACACCCGATCCGGATGAGCATTCCACCGAAGAGGTCATTCGGTCTTATCACGAGCATCAGGGTGACATTAACATGCGGCCGTTTCTGCCGAAGCTGCTGGCGGCCATTACAACGGTGGCCTTTGGAGGCAGCACCGCGCTGGAAGGACCAAGTATCTATGGCGGTGCGGCGATTGGCTCGTGGCTATGGGCTAAGCTGCGGTGGCTGCGTTTGGATAGCCGAGATCGTCGCGTCATGCTGATCTGCGGCGCAGCGGCAGGTATGTCGGCGGTCTTCCGCGCGCCTTTGACTGGTATCGTCTTTGCGCTGGAGATGCCTTATAAGGACGATCTGGCGCACGAAGCTCTGGTGCCGTCGCTGATCGCCTCGGTGATCTCCTACATCACGCTTAGCTCATTTCTTGGCGGAGCGCCGCTGTTCGACTTTGCCAGTTCGACATCGTTCACCGGGCGGGACCTTGTGTGGTGCGCCTTGCTTGGACTGGTAATCGGGCTCATCGCAATGGCATTTGTAATTACCTTCCGCCGGATGCGCGTGTTCTTTGTGAAATCTTCTCTTCCGCACTGGGTGAAGATGGCGATCGGCGGGTTGTTGACTGGTCTTTGCGGCCTGACCTTCCTGTACTTCTATCATGGGACGCTGGTTCCGATCGGTCCCAATTATGAAGCTGTAGGAATGATTCTCGGCATACACCACAGCACGCTCGAGCTGGTGACCTTTGGTGTCCTTAAACTTGCGGCCAGCGCATTTACGCTGGGTGTTGGTGGCGTCAGCGCTCTGTTCGTTCCGTTATTTTTGTCGGGCGGCAGCTTTGGCGTAGCCTTTGCACAGGCTGTTGTTCATAGCTCTTCGATTGAATTGTATGCAGCGGTGGGCATGGCTGCATTTATCGCTGCGGGTTATAAGACGCCGCTGGCGGCAGTGGTGTTCGTTGCTGAAGCTACTGGTGGCCATGCGTTCATTATTCCTGCGCTGATCGGCTCGGCGGTGGCATATGCGGTGTCCGGAGATGCATCGGCATCAGGAGATCAGCGGATACATGAAGGCGTCAGGGTGCAGGAACTGCGGCATGTGATTGTTGGCAGCGTGATGCAGCAGAAGGTGATATCAGTGCAGGCATCATTGACGCTGAGCGAGTTTACCGAGTTGCTCTCTCCTCACTATCATCACTCGACGTTTCCGGTGTTCGAAGAGGATGAGCTGCTTGGGACTGTCGATGTATGGTCGGTCGCGAAGGTGCCCACACAAAAATGGCAGACAATGCGGATCCGAGAGCTTACGGACCGGCACATTGCGCGGATTCCTTTTGACTGCGATGTGACGGAAGGTCTGCGCCTGTTGATGAGCGAGCACCCGCAACATATGTTGCTGGTGACCTCCGCTGCCGGCAAGCTGGAAGGCATCGTGACGAAGACGGATATTTTGCAGGCCTTGAAGACGCGCAGAGATGCGCCGACGCAAGCAAGTCTTGAGACGGTATCGAGGGAGCCGAGCTTGGTGGAGTGACATCGCGATAGGATTTTGAGATCGTGCCGCCGAGAACCTGGCTGGTCATCAGGGCTGCTCTCTGCATAAGAGTTTTGCCGGATCGATGCAGTGATCGATCCGGGATGCTTGAGACGAAGTGCGGAGGTTTCCGATGGCCGATTATCCATTCACGGAAGTGACGACGCCGAACCCTGATAGCAAGCCTCAGAAAAAAGGTCAATTTGGTGTAGCGCTCGAGCCGGAGGTCATTAAGATATGCGGCTATGCATTGCTGATTGGACTCATCGGCGGCCTGGTGGCGGAAGGCCTGCTGGAGCTAATTTACCTCTTCACCAATTTATTTTTCTATGGCAAGGTCTCGTTTGCAATTACGAACCCTGCGTATAACCATCTGGGCTGGTGGGTGATTCTGATTCCGCCGATTGGCGGGCTGCTGGTAGGCATCATGGTGCATTACTGGGAGCCAACGCTGAAGGGGCATGGGATTCCCGAAGCGATGGAAGCAGTGTTGTTTGGTCACAGCCGAATGCGAATTCGCGTGGCACTGCTGAAGCCATTAGCTACCGCACTGGCGATTGGTACAGGCGGCCCGTTTGGAGCAGAGGGCCCGATCATTCAAACGGGTGCAGCCTTCGGATCGCTGTTCGGACAAGCAGTTGGTTTAACACCGTACTACCGACGCGTGCTGCTTGCATCAGGCGCGGCTGCTGGTATGGCTGCTACTTTTACCGCCCCACTCGCAGGGATTCTCGTCGCAATTGAACTGCTGCTGTTCGAATTGCGAGCACGCTCGTTTATTCCTGTGGCGCTTGCAGCCGCAGTTGCTACTGGAGTGCGCATTCATTTTGTAGGATGGGCTCCGTTATTTCCGACGCCAGCTTTTAAGCTGACCAGCATGAATGAGCTTTGGCTCTTCGGCCTTATGGGAATCCTGATGGGGATCGTTGGGTTGGCAATGATTCGTGCATTGGCATGGACAGAAGATTTCTTTGACGAGATTCCTCTCAAACATGCTCTGATCTGGTCGCCCGCAATCGGCGCATTAATTCTTGGTGTGATTGGATATTTTTATCCTCAGGTCTTCGGCACTGGCTACGACACGATTCGCGATATGTTGAATGACCGGCTGACGACAAGCAAGCTGCTAGGCATCTCAGTAGCAAAGTTTTGGGCGTTGGTGATTTCTTTAGGATCGGGAACGACGGGAGGTGTATTCGCGCCTTCGCTGATTGTAGGCGGTGGTATTGGTGCGACGTTTGCCATTGGCTTTCAACATGTTTTTCCGCATCTGGTCAGCAATCCGGCGTTCTATGCGTTGGTGGCGATGGCAGCGGTATTTGGGGGGATTGCACGCGCTCCGTTTACGAGCATCGTATTTTTGTTTGAGCTAAGCCATAACCCCAATGCGCTGCTTCCGCTGATTGTCTGCGTCATGGTTTCAGATGGGTTTGTGCGGCTGTTCAGTCGGGATTCGATCATGACTGGGAAGCTGGTCAAACGAGGGTTGATCATTCTGCAGGACTACTCGGTGCCGGTACTGATGCGCGCACGAATCGACCAGATCATGCAGAAGCAGTTCACGACGATCGATGCGGATGAGGAGTTGCGGACGGTGCTGACGACGCTCACTCCAGGCAGTGGCATCGGGCTAATGCCAGTAGTGGAGAAAGATGGATCTCTGGTAGGCATTGTGGAGGCGCATGATCTGCTGAAGATCGAACCGCCGGACCACCACTTTAAAATGCGCGAGCTCGCACGGCAAGACTATGTGCTGGCCTATCCGGAAGAGGCCGTCGATCAGGTGAACCGCGACATGCTGCTGAAAAATATCGAAAATGTCGTTGTGGTGCAGTCGCATGGGTCGCGCAAACCGATTGGAATTGCGCGAGCAAATGACATTTTGCAGTTGCGCCGCTGGCTGATGGAAGAGGAGACTCGCGAAGTCGTAGCCAAGAGCAAGGCTTAATGTGTTGTTATTACACAAAAACTCCCGCCGTTCGATTTCGACGAGCGGCAGGAGTTCTAGCGCCTGATGCTTATAGGCTGCTGCCTGCTTTTTAGAGGTAAATCTTTGCCGCATTTCTCCTTGACGTGCAGCGTTCAATGCCGAGCTGGTGGTTCCTGCTGAAAAGGTATCGATGTTTGTTGCTGGAACTGCGAAGGCTGATTCGCTATATTTGGCAGATACTAAATGAAATTTAGATCGCAATAAATGATTAATATCAATGATAAAATCACAGATAATGATCGTAAATACCTATTTTTATGGCATTAATAAGAAGGTTTACTAATATGCTGGAGCGTGTTGAATGAGGTAAGTATTGACTCCTCAGGCTTTAGTTACTAATTATTTGTTGTTTTTTAGTTGGAGGTTGCGATGGGTGTTCTTACAGCGGATTCTGATGGTTGTTGTGCGGGGGGACAGTTATGAGGGGGTTCCATAACTACGATCTGAACCCAGTGATTTACCTGCCAGCTTATGGAGAGCGGGATTGTCTTGAAGGCTGGAGTGAAGTTACGGCCCGCATCCAGGAGTGCCTTCCGCCGACAGGTAAGTACACGATTGCGATTGAGTGCTATCCGGGAGTGATGCTCGATGCGCTACAGAGAAAAATTGCTGCGGCATTCCCCCAAAGCACCATTCTGAATGTAGAAGATGCATATAGCGATGCAGCGGTTTTGAGAGAACAATTTCAGGAGACATTCACAGCGGACCCAGTTTTCGGGAGGATGCGCCTCTGGCCGATGGCGAGCTATTTTGATGAGCATCGCACAGCGGAGTTGAAAGCCAAAATTGCGCAGAGTGCATCGGTGGTATTTCTTGTTGGTGCGGGTACTCAACAGGTCGTTACGAATCCGGATCTGCTTGTTTATGCGAACGTAACGCGCTGGGAGCTGCAGAAGCGTCAACGCAGCAAAAGCATTTGTAATCTCGGGCTCCAGAACTATGAGGATTCTGCGCAGCTCTTGTACAAGAACGCATACTTTCTCGAATGGAGAGTTGCGGACGAGATGCGTCATGCTCTCTATGGAAGGGTTGTTTACTTCCTCGATCTGGACGACCAGGAAATTCCCCGAATGGTGAAAGGCGATGTACTCCGGGATGCTATTTCGACGGTAGTCAGGCAGCCTTTTCGGGTGGTGCCGTTTTTCGATCCGGGACCGTGGGGAGGCTCCTGGATGATGCGGACCTTCGATCTTCCGCAAAATGTCCCGAACTACGCATGGTGTTTCGACTGCGTTCCGGAAGAAAACAGCGCCACGCTGGGCTTTGGGCCCCGGCGATTCCAGCTTCCCGCAATTCTGTTAGTACACGAGCAGCCAATTGCGTTATTAGGAGAGGCTATCTATAGATATTTCGGGGCAGAATTCCCCATCCGCTTTGATCTACTAGACACAGTTGGGGGCTCGAATCTCTCCTTGCAGGTGCATCCTCTGCGCGAGTATATCCAGCAGCATTTCGGAATTCCTTACACGCAGGACGAGAGCTACTACATTCTTGATCAATGCGGTGATTCTCAGATTTATCTTGGGGTGCGTACCGGAACGGAACGCGATGACATGCGCAGGGACCTGGAAGAGGCTCAGGCAGGCGGACCGCCTTTCCCGGCTGAACGCTATGTCAATCTATTGCCGACCCATAAGCATGATCATTTTTCCATCCCGGCTGGGACGATTCATTGTTCGGGCAGCGATAATTTGGTACTTGAGATCAGTGCCACGCCCTATATTTTTACGTTCAAGCTATGGGATTGGGGCCGCTTAGGATTGGACGGCAGGCCGCGTCCGATCCATCTTGAGCATGGCCTTGCCAATATCCAGTGGAACCGCAACACGGAATGGGTGAGAAGGGAACTGCTGAACCAGACCGAGCCTGTTGCAACAGGCGATGGTTGGCGCGAGGAACGAACGGGGCTCCATCACACTCAGTTTCTTGAGACGCGCCGCACATGGTTTACAAAAGCAGTGACGCACAATACAGAAGGGAATCTGCATGTCTTGAATCTTGTCGAAGGAGAAGCTGTCAGTGTGGAAAGTCCTGACGGCAAATTTCCGCCGATCGAGATCCACT from Edaphobacter dinghuensis includes:
- a CDS encoding MarR family winged helix-turn-helix transcriptional regulator, translated to MTPQSSYEALPSATAQTQADDAIRNLAWFRYNLRKFLRFSEKAARQCGVTPQQHQLMLGVAGYTGRGTATVSELAEFLQERHNSVVGLVERAAQRGLVRKEHDTQDRRFVLVSLTPQGEQILARLTELHKEEVKAAREALVKVPKVPAQVLEVKKKAV
- a CDS encoding chloride channel protein, yielding MDRTQTIKTRRDNWVLRHPLLRKYMPLVHEDLTATYSRDLHKWLIIAPIIGVTTGLAITSIAIVVLGKVWPVVLGYYLGHHWAIVPGLVAAFAVTGLIMQFLTPDPDEHSTEEVIRSYHEHQGDINMRPFLPKLLAAITTVAFGGSTALEGPSIYGGAAIGSWLWAKLRWLRLDSRDRRVMLICGAAAGMSAVFRAPLTGIVFALEMPYKDDLAHEALVPSLIASVISYITLSSFLGGAPLFDFASSTSFTGRDLVWCALLGLVIGLIAMAFVITFRRMRVFFVKSSLPHWVKMAIGGLLTGLCGLTFLYFYHGTLVPIGPNYEAVGMILGIHHSTLELVTFGVLKLAASAFTLGVGGVSALFVPLFLSGGSFGVAFAQAVVHSSSIELYAAVGMAAFIAAGYKTPLAAVVFVAEATGGHAFIIPALIGSAVAYAVSGDASASGDQRIHEGVRVQELRHVIVGSVMQQKVISVQASLTLSEFTELLSPHYHHSTFPVFEEDELLGTVDVWSVAKVPTQKWQTMRIRELTDRHIARIPFDCDVTEGLRLLMSEHPQHMLLVTSAAGKLEGIVTKTDILQALKTRRDAPTQASLETVSREPSLVE
- a CDS encoding chloride channel protein, yielding MADYPFTEVTTPNPDSKPQKKGQFGVALEPEVIKICGYALLIGLIGGLVAEGLLELIYLFTNLFFYGKVSFAITNPAYNHLGWWVILIPPIGGLLVGIMVHYWEPTLKGHGIPEAMEAVLFGHSRMRIRVALLKPLATALAIGTGGPFGAEGPIIQTGAAFGSLFGQAVGLTPYYRRVLLASGAAAGMAATFTAPLAGILVAIELLLFELRARSFIPVALAAAVATGVRIHFVGWAPLFPTPAFKLTSMNELWLFGLMGILMGIVGLAMIRALAWTEDFFDEIPLKHALIWSPAIGALILGVIGYFYPQVFGTGYDTIRDMLNDRLTTSKLLGISVAKFWALVISLGSGTTGGVFAPSLIVGGGIGATFAIGFQHVFPHLVSNPAFYALVAMAAVFGGIARAPFTSIVFLFELSHNPNALLPLIVCVMVSDGFVRLFSRDSIMTGKLVKRGLIILQDYSVPVLMRARIDQIMQKQFTTIDADEELRTVLTTLTPGSGIGLMPVVEKDGSLVGIVEAHDLLKIEPPDHHFKMRELARQDYVLAYPEEAVDQVNRDMLLKNIENVVVVQSHGSRKPIGIARANDILQLRRWLMEEETREVVAKSKA
- a CDS encoding class I mannose-6-phosphate isomerase, with translation MRGFHNYDLNPVIYLPAYGERDCLEGWSEVTARIQECLPPTGKYTIAIECYPGVMLDALQRKIAAAFPQSTILNVEDAYSDAAVLREQFQETFTADPVFGRMRLWPMASYFDEHRTAELKAKIAQSASVVFLVGAGTQQVVTNPDLLVYANVTRWELQKRQRSKSICNLGLQNYEDSAQLLYKNAYFLEWRVADEMRHALYGRVVYFLDLDDQEIPRMVKGDVLRDAISTVVRQPFRVVPFFDPGPWGGSWMMRTFDLPQNVPNYAWCFDCVPEENSATLGFGPRRFQLPAILLVHEQPIALLGEAIYRYFGAEFPIRFDLLDTVGGSNLSLQVHPLREYIQQHFGIPYTQDESYYILDQCGDSQIYLGVRTGTERDDMRRDLEEAQAGGPPFPAERYVNLLPTHKHDHFSIPAGTIHCSGSDNLVLEISATPYIFTFKLWDWGRLGLDGRPRPIHLEHGLANIQWNRNTEWVRRELLNQTEPVATGDGWREERTGLHHTQFLETRRTWFTKAVTHNTEGNLHVLNLVEGEAVSVESPDGKFPPIEIHYAETFIVPASVGAYTIRPLGKTNEPLAIIRAYLRNMD